In one Acomys russatus chromosome X, mAcoRus1.1, whole genome shotgun sequence genomic region, the following are encoded:
- the LOC127185337 gene encoding zinc finger protein 431-like: METMCFGDEDWGFYQGEKSAVNYEDVHVNFTREEWALLDPSQKSLYIEVMLETCRNLTAVGYNWEDHNIEEHCQSSRRHGRYEKSHNEEKPYEIIQYGEAFAHHSSLQIYKRTHNGMKPYKCQQCDRVFSQHSRLQRHKRTHTRGKPYKCNHCGKAFAHPSSLQRHDKIHTGEKPYKCTQCDKAFLHHHSLQIHERTHTGEKPYECNQCEKAFACHTTLQIHKRTHTGEKPYECNQCDKAFSQYSHLQRHKRTHTGEKPYECKQCGKAFARDSHLQRHERIHTGEKPYDGIQHGEAFACHSHLQIHKRTLTEEKPYECKQCGKAFAYNALLQIHKRTHTGEKPYGCNQCCKAFSKLGTLKVHKRIHTGEKPYECDDCGKAFAYKYLLQIHERTHTGEKPYNCNHCGKVFVHHSDLKRHDKIHTGKKP; encoded by the exons ATGGAGACTATGTGTTTTGGTGATGAAGACTGGGGGTTTTATCAAGGAGAAAAG AGTGCCGTGAACTATGAAGATGTACATGTGAATttcactcgggaagagtgggctttgttggatccttcccagaagagtctctacatagaggtgatgctggagacctgcaGGAACCTCACTGCTGTAGGCTACAATTGGGAAGACCATAATATTGAAGAACATTGTCAaagttctagaagacatggaaggtaCGAAAAAAGTCATAATGAAGAGAAACCTTATGAAATTATTCAATATGGtgaagcctttgcacatcacagtagtctccaaatatataaaagaacacaTAATGGAATGAAACCCTACAAATGTCAGCAATGTGATAGAGTCTTTTCACAACACAGTCGTctccaaagacataaaagaacacatactagagggaaaccctacaaatgtaatcactgtggtaaagcctttgcacatcccAGTAGTCTCCAAAGGCATGAcaaaattcatactggagagaaaccttacaaatgtactCAGTGCGATAAAGCATTTTTACACCACCATAGTCTCCaaatacatgaaagaacacacactggagagaaaccctatgaatgtaaccaatgtgaaaaagcctttgcatgtcacactactctccaaatacataaaagaacacatactggagagaaaccatatgaatgtaaccaatgtgataaagccttttcacaaTACAGTCATctccaaagacataaaagaacacatactggagagaaaccctatgaatgtaagcaatgtgggaaagcctttgcacgtgacagtcatcttcaaaggcatgaaagaattcacactggagagaaaccctatgacgGTATTCAACATGGtgaagcctttgcatgtcacagtcatctccaaatacataaaagaacacttactgaagagaaaccctatgaatgtaagcaatgtggtaaagcctttgcgtATAATGCTCttcttcaaatacataaaagaacacatactggagagaaaccctatggatgTAATCAGTGTTGTAAAGCCTTTTCAAAACTCGGTACTCTAAAAGTACATAAAAGaatacatactggagagaaaccctacgaGTGTGACgactgtggtaaagcctttgcctaTAAGTACCTtcttcaaatacatgaaagaacacacactggagagaaaccctacaattGTAATCACTGTGGTAAAGTCTTTGTACATCACAGTGATCTTAAAAGGCATGACAAAATTCATACTGGAAAGAAACCTTAA